TATCAGCACACGTCTTTCGCCGTTTGGGCTCTGAATGAACCACTTCACTGTTATCCCTTGTATCAATGGGGGGAAAAGCTGTGTATTCCAGTTTAAAGACACGACCGCCCTGACAGCCAATCCACAGACATCCTCTATTGTCAGCGCACAACGCCATAGGTTTGACCAGCTCTGGACACTCCCCGCCCACGTGACCAATCAGCTTGCAGCTCTCTCCCAGCTCTACCACACACAGCACGTCGTTCCGCCAATCAGCGATCACCAGCCGTTCCTCGCCACCAATCATATAGAAGCACACATCGAGGGGTCGAAAGACCTCTCCATGACCCCGATAGATTGCGTAGGGTTCAGTGTTGCCATTACGATAGAGCATCACGTGATCTTGTCCCTCCTCCAAGACAGCCACCAGCTGACCGTCCTTGCTGACGTCCATTGCTATGGGGGTCTTGGCGCTCACCTCGCACACTTTGACGTCAGTTATTGTGATGAAATCTGTGATCGTGACAGACCTCAAGTCACACAGACCTGACTCGTGAACACGGAGCACAAACCTGGCGTCGCCCTTGTTGTACACGTCGTACTTTCTCTGGGCGCTTTCTGTATCAGCAGGATAAAAATTTGTGGTGATACAGTCTTTTGGCGGGAACTCCTTCCCCTCCACACGCACCCAGCCCCTGGTCAGACCGGCAAGACACACCCGTCCCCTGATGGTCTCTGATGACTTAGAACTGAGCTCACCACCCTGCCAGTGCGTCACCACCCATCCACCGCCTCCAGTCCCACTGGCACCGTacgccacacacacatcattatAACAACTCTCCACACAGACAGCGTGCACGTACAGAAGTGTATCCTGACAACAACGGAACACTTCTCTGACTGTTCCTGGATGCTGTAACGGGATTGGCTGAAAGGGACCAACGTGACCCAGGTACTTTCTGATGACGTCACGCTGCAGACAGTTGTCGTCATATCGTAGCACAGAACGCTCAGTGTGAACAGGGAGGGCAGAGGTCAACTGATCTAGTTGCTGCTGGCTGCCTCGCCCAGTGTGCATGTCCTCTGAAAGAGTTAAAAGAGAGTGGCAACTCG
This Littorina saxatilis isolate snail1 linkage group LG17, US_GU_Lsax_2.0, whole genome shotgun sequence DNA region includes the following protein-coding sequences:
- the LOC138951765 gene encoding uncharacterized protein, whose translation is MFSAEDDLQCGLCLNTYKSPKFLPCHHTFCESCVEDMVKNTGNRPLKCPKCRQPFQLPSGGVSKLQTNFYLTPLLNPERCTLHRTENLRFYCTDCKMVICINCRMTDHFMHNARDLGKAMNEVKEKLNDRKGRFSEIETTLSEQMMQVKENIISVGQSREALKHHVERRLEQLSTLARKCADEVVRELEICFDHSQAHLMQDESYVQERMTTVRALQQEVTQGIEGTSCHSLLTLSEDMHTGRGSQQQLDQLTSALPVHTERSVLRYDDNCLQRDVIRKYLGHVGPFQPIPLQHPGTVREVFRCCQDTLLYVHAVCVESCYNDVCVAYGASGTGGGGWVVTHWQGGELSSKSSETIRGRVCLAGLTRGWVRVEGKEFPPKDCITTNFYPADTESAQRKYDVYNKGDARFVLRVHESGLCDLRSVTITDFITITDVKVCEVSAKTPIAMDVSKDGQLVAVLEEGQDHVMLYRNGNTEPYAIYRGHGEVFRPLDVCFYMIGGEERLVIADWRNDVLCVVELGESCKLIGHVGGECPELVKPMALCADNRGCLWIGCQGGRVFKLEYTAFPPIDTRDNSEVVHSEPKRRKTCADTHAF